A stretch of Oreochromis niloticus isolate F11D_XX unplaced genomic scaffold, O_niloticus_UMD_NMBU tig00000181_pilon, whole genome shotgun sequence DNA encodes these proteins:
- the LOC109198457 gene encoding uncharacterized protein LOC109198457, translated as MPRKQKKSKAAKQRWKKFHEIHSVPICEQAEFDFPHSSAEDSVSTKTNSESVKQAGQHVPAHVQQVSYAVAVKSGLQHEFNEQHEVSSAPQVGYADFLKRGHHSDVGGPSHAERVNLENQPSVTHVCASHSQAHPKYGDSRNKQCTCNSLTFLAFLHENENMSTADLNLVLDKGDVMYKEAKKRFPKSIHLATDELPDKVYARRSMYHVDMTQPSRYGTFEEPPEEAVDTFLSLEAGLSCLLSDVQYALMIMSGLCIAVFRSTSGKYGFFDPHSRTASGFPLPLQSRNRGTAVMLNFTLLSDMIKRLQDSYEMMEISPSCNYELKPVQFYSMSTVNLSDTITDTVCRPTAATAVAPTHADTTVDEANSSTPRRNTTTGLTENIFCQMSICAPLVKQKEGHMTQFTSYEDQNEPPNIPTEELCSELNFVPSNDAFSCQSNAAITNVAACDLSDIVLQKLKKVNKQQRHKIKRRLMASEKPRNQRKENQKRKERQKYASNKDYKEKKNLAQARHIKTILKSDRNNNRKFVHVCDENCRNEQCNVPDERKREWICHTCHNHLKNGSMPALAVANKLELADIPPELSDLNILERHLIAKCIPFAKIIPLPKGRQRAIRGNVVCVPSEVQETVEALPRLRINSQVMRVKLKRRLSYKGHQLFQTVSWSKLVQALHKLKQIHPQYKDVSIRDDAELCDPTLPDEDDEDDDDEIMNEDDYDEADLMEIDSSAEMRWPEVIEAITRQQGEQVNFEGLDWSAKCDILRSNPVTTMRIPRTENPSLPTYQAFYGAGCVQLPGTDRLEYVQHIVKRNREKYEKNSEEIESAVEEYEQNRGVTDEWCNLAPESDLVRLPLVEQERERDNENEQEDVPDYSRQADASTEVRAIREPPAIDPTLL; from the exons ATGCCAAGGAAGCAGAAAAAGtcaaaagctgcaaaacaacgGTGGAAGAAGTTCCATGAGATTCACAGTGTACCAATATGTGAACAGGCTGAGTTTGATTTTCCTCATAGCTCTGCAGAAGACAGTGTGTCTACAAAGACCAATTCTGAGAGTGTCAAACAGGCAGGTCAACATGTTCCTGCACATGTACAACAGGTATCTTATGCTGTTGCTGTAAAGAGTGGACTGCAGCATGAATTTAATGAACAACATGAGGTGTCAAGTGCCCCACAGGTGGGTTATGCTGATTTTTTGAAAAGAGGCCATCACAGTGATGTGGGAGGACCATCTCATGCAGAAAGAGTGAACCTTGAAAACCAGCCCTCTGTAACACATGTCTGTGCATCTCACAGCCAGGCACATCCTAAATATGGAGACTCCAGAAACAAGCAGTGCacatgtaactcactcacatttCTTGCATTCCTTCATGAGAATGAAAACATGTCTACAGCTGACCTTAATCTGGTCTTGGATAAAGGTGATGTGATGTACaaagaggcaaagaaaagattCCCCAAGAGTATTCATTTGGCAACCGATGAGCTGCCAGACAAAGTTTATGCTCGCAGGTCTATGTATCATGTTGACATGACACAGCCTTCCCGGTATGGGACATTTGAAGAACCTCCAGAGGAAGCAGTAGATACCTTTCTCAGCTTAGAAGCAGGACTGAGCTGCCTGTTGTCAGATGTGCAGTATGCCTTAATGATTATGAGTGGATTGTGTATCGCAGTGTTCAGATCCACATCAGGCAAATATGGTTTCTTTGATCCACACTCCAGAACAGCCAGTGGTTTTCCTCTACCACTACAGTCACGTAATCGTGGTACAGCTGTGATGCTGAACTTCACACTCCTCAGTGACATGATTAAGAGGCTACAAGATTCTTATGAAATGATGGAGATATCACCCTCTTGTAACTATGAGCTGAAGCCTGTGCAGTTTTACAGTATGAGCACAGTCAACCTGAGTGATACTATCACAGACACAGTCTGCAGACCAACAGCTGCCACTGCTGTGGCACCTACTCACGCTGATACAACTGTTGATGAAGCAAACTCCTCTACTCCAAGGAGAAACACAACCACTGGTCTGACTGAGAACATCTTTTGTCAAATGTCCATTTGTGCACCActggtgaaacaaaaagaaggcCACATGACTCAGTTCACATCATATGAAGATCAGAATGAACCTCCTAATATACCAACTGAAGAACTATGCAGTGAATTAAATTTCGTTCCATCGAATGATGCTTTTTCATGTCAATCAAATGCTGCAATAACAAACGTTGCTGCCTGTGATCTTTCTGATATAGttttacaaaaactgaaaaaagttaaTAAACAACAAAGGCACAAAATCAAAAGAAGATTAATGGCATCAGAGAAACCCAGaaatcagagaaaagaaaaccaaaaaaggaaagaacgACAAAAATATGCTTCAAATAAGgattacaaagaaaagaaaaatcttgcACAAGCGAGGCATATAAAAACAATCCTGAAGTCagacagaaacaacaaca GaaagtttgttcatgtttgtgatGAAAACTGCAGAAATGAGCAGTGCAATGTGCctgatgagagaaagagagagtggatTTGTCACACCTGCCACAATCATCTCAAAAATGGATCCATGCCAGCACTTGCTGTTGCCAATAAACTGGAGCTTGCTGATATTCCACCTGAACTGTCTGATCTCAACATACTGGAGAGACATCTCATAGCCAAGTGCATACCATTTGCCAAGATTATTCCTCTTCCCAAAGGCAGGCAGAGAGCAATTAGAGGAAATGTGGTCTGTGTCCCATCAGAGGTACAGGAAACTGTTGAAGCACTACCTCGATTGAGAATTAATTCTCAGGTGATGAGAGTAAAACTGAAGAGACGCTTGTCTTACAAAGGTCATCAGCTGTTTCAGACTGTAAGCTGGTCTAAACTTGTGCAAGCACTGCATAAACTCAAgcagattcatccacagtatAAGGATGTGAGCATCAGAGATGATGCTGAGCTGTGTGATCCAACTCTtcctgatgaagatgatgaggatgatgatgatgaaatcaTGAATGAGGACGATTATGATGAGGctgatttaatggaaattgacagct CTGCTGAAATGCGCTGGCCCGAAGTGATTGAGGCAATAACAAGGCAACAAGGTGAACAAGTGAATTTTGAAGGACTCGACTGGTCAGCAAAGTGTGACATCCTGAGAAGCAATCCTGTCACAACAATGCGCAT ACCACGAACTGAAAACCCATCTTTGCCAACCTATCAGGCTTTCTATGGTGCTGGCTGTGTACAGCTACCAGGTACTGACCGTCTTGAATACGTGCAACACATtgtcaaaagaaacagagaaaaatatgagaaaaacagtGAGGAGATCGAGAGCGCTGTTGAGGAATATGAGCAGAACAGAGGTGTGACTGACGAATGGTGTAATCTGGCACCTGAATCAGATCTCGTAAGGTTGCCACTTGTTGAacaagaaagagagcgagacaatgaaaatgaacaggaaGATGTGCCCGACTACAGCCGTCAGGCTGATGCTTCAACAGAAGTCAGAGCCATCAGGGAACCCCCTGCTATTGATCCCACATTGTTAC